A stretch of DNA from Deltaproteobacteria bacterium:
GAGAAGCTCCCTGAGGCGAGCCTTCATCTCTGCCGCCGCCTTGTTGGTAAAGGTGAGGGCCAGGATGTTGCCGGGGTGCTCCACTTCCGCCAACAGATTCAGGAAGCGGGCGGTCAGCAGCCACGTCTTGCCAGAGCCGGCAGGTGCCTCCAGGTGAAAGCTGCGCCGGATGTCCACCGCTGCCAGCCGCACAGGCTCGTCAGGAAGGATACTGCTGTTCATCTCTTTATGACTATCCTCGTCTGCTGCGCTGGCAGATGGTTCTGGCAAAACAGTTCTGGCACCATCGCTGCTGGGAGCGTTGCCAACTCCCCACTGCCTCTGCTGTGGAGAAATTGCCCTTCTGCAGCTCCTGGGCGAGTTCTGCCAGGCGATCTTCCCAGATGTCCAGGAATGTCTGCCAGTCGCCGCTCTTCTTCTGCAGGTTGTCCAGCTTTATCTCCTTTTCCGATTTGAGCCTTATATATCCCGCCTGCATGGGCTGCGCTGCTGGCAGCCGCTCATTGGCAGGCTGCAAGCATTCCTGCTGAAGGGCGCGCAGATAAGCAGGCAGCTGGGGCGCCCTGGCATGGTCGAATACTTCTGCCGCTGTGGGACTGCTGCCGGTTTTGTAATCCCAGCAGAAGAGCCCGTCAGTGGAATGCCGGTCCAGCCGGTCGATGCGGCCGGCAAAAGTGCACGGCCATCCTTTCAGCCTCAGACCTGTGAAGGAAATCTCTTCAGCCAGCCAGCGCCACCCTTGCTCCATCCTTTCTGCTTCCTGCTCGAGCCAGGCAGGGATCAGCCCCTGCGAACTGCTCAGCCAGCGCTGCCTCTCCACCCGCCAGTAAGGGCTGGCAGTCAGGTCAGCCACAGCTTGTTCCAGACACTCTTCTATGAAGGGCAGCATATCCTGCCAGCTGAGCCCCTTCTCAGGCAGCTGGGGCCGCAGCTGCCTGGTAATACAGGCCAGGGCCGCATGCAGCCGCTGGCCGCGCTCCTCAGCCCTGATGCCAAACTGGGGGATGGTCAGTGGTTCCAGGTCCAACAGGTGTTGCACCAGAAAAAGGAATGGACAGCGGCAGGCCGTGTCCAGCGCACTCACTGACAGCTGTTCCGGAAAGGAAACAGGCAATGGCAGGTTCTCTTCACCGAACTGCTCGGCTGGATATCGCTGCAGGCCGCGCCACATGGAGCGCACCCAGGGTGCCGCTGCCCAGACGGCACTCGGCTGCTGCCAGAGGTTGTCGACCACAGGCTCCCAGGCCTGGCGCCACAGCGGCGTAGGCAGCACTGTCTCGTGGCCCACCTGCTCCGGACTGCTCAGGTAAACTTCGCCAGCAGAAGACAGCAGCTGCTCCAGGGCTGCCCAGGCAAAGTCGTATTGGCTTTCCACGGTGGCACCCCGAATGTGCTGCCGTTCGCCAGGTTCAAGCAGGGGAAAAGAGCGCACCGGCTGGGGAAGCGCTGTGTGAGTCATGCCCACCAGGAAAAGCCGCTGAAAAGAAAGCCCGCGAGCTTCGATAAGGCCCATTATCTGAATACCCGCATGTTCACTGGCTTCGACCTGCACAGTCTCCTGGCAGAGCGCCTGATGCAGCCATCCCTGAAAGGTGGCAGCGTCAAGAGAGAGGTCAGCCAGCTCAACCGACACTGAATGTAAAGCTTGCTGCAAGAGATTGAAGGCGACATGGTCCGCCTCTTCAGCCATAACGGGAAACTGCAGCCGCCGCCAGACCTGCTCGAGGAATCCTTGCCAGCCAGCAGCAGAACGAATTCCAGACCGGCAGACAGAGGCCAGCAACTCGCCAAGATCGACCTGCTCTGAATTGAGCAAGGGCGCGAGTTCAGGCTGCAGCTGTAGAGCCTGATTGAAGAGAGCATTTACATGAGCTGCAGGATCCTGCCGTCGCCATTGCCGGTCCAGCACCGCCAGCTGATGACGCTCTCTTCGCCATTGGCCGTAGTAAGGAGACTGCAGCAGAGAGTAGATCAAGAGCCGATGGTTCTTTTCCATGGCAAAACGCAGGGGCAGAAGGGCTGCCCTGACCAAAGGGTGGCCAGTGAGAGGCTTCCCCAGGGTGATATTGTAGGTTGCCTCCCCAGGGGTGGCTGGCTGCGCCAGGATAGTGTCCAGGATCTTCTGTAAGGGCCCGGCATACTGCTCCAAATTGGGCACCACCACACCCACCGCACCGGGCCTCGTATCCTGGGAAAATTGGACAAGAAGCTCACAAAGATAATGAATTTCCGCTTTCATATCGGGTAGAGAAAAGGCGCGAGTGCAGGGGGAACCTCGTCGTGGCAGTGGAAAGTATTCCACCCTGGTGTGCCTGGACAGAACCCGGAAGAGATCCTCCTCGATGGGGGCCGGCTTTTCGAAGCCGGCCAACAAGACCGTCTGGGGAAGGGTCAGCCGCCCCTCCTGAATGGCCGCTGCCATTCTCAGCGGCAGCTCCGCGGGATGCCACAGCTTCTGCTCTTGGAGGGCGGCCCTGAATTGCCGGCACACTGCGGCTCGCCACTTGGGCAAAGGCAGAGGATAACTGCTCATCACCTTGGTGGGATCCAGGCGGTGGCGCACCATGGCGGTGTAGCTTTGCTCCAGCATGCGCAGGAGATTGAAGTCCAGAGACAGATCCTCGGGTGGCGGCTGCCGGCTAGCTGCCTCCTGCCAGAGTTGCAGCCGCCGCAACAAAGAGGCTGGCACTTCACTGTCCCAGAGGGAGGCATAGCTGCGCTGCAGCCAGTTGTTCAAACTCATGGCCTCGACTGTGAGCCAGCCGCGTCTTGCAGCGGCAAGCTGCTGCAGACGGTGGCGGTGTTTAAGCGCCCGGGCCAGGCGGCTGCCGGAGGTGACTACAAGGGTTCCGGGCCGCCACCTATCCAGCAGCATCTGCTGCCATGCCTCTGTTGGCGACACATGACTCACGGCTTCATAACCTCACTGAGCAGCACTGTGGCATAGGAACCCTTTGGCAGAAAAAATGACAGCCGCAGCCCTTCTTTTTCCTGCTGCAGCTCTACTTCTCCCAGGGGAATACGGAAAACCCTGCGGCTCCCGGGCTGCCTGTTGAATATTTGCGGCTGCAGCCCGGCCCGCCTGAGAATCTCCTCCTCCAGGGTGCCGGGGACGCCCTGGGCACGCCTCATTTTCTTGCCCCATATGGGGCCGGTAGGGCTGATTTCCAGACGCTCCGCTCTGGGCTGTTCAACCTCCGGTTCAGTGACGGTAAAGAGGCCGCCCGTGTCGTGCTTCTTGGCGATGTCACCCAGAAGCACGCGGTTGAACAACTGCTGCTGCAGCCTCTCTTTCAGGGTCAGGTTGAAGAGCAGCGAAGTGGCGGCACTGATGAGGAGCCGGCGCTGGCGCGCGGAGCGCAGCCGCTTCCTGCCCACCAGGATGGCCAGACCATCCTCAGCATTGCGCCCGCCTGCACCGAATCTCTGCGGCCCGTAAAAATTGGGCATGCCTGCAGCTCGGAGGCGATCAATGACCTGTCGGGCGCGTGGCAGCGAGTCCGGGGCAGCGCCGCGTATGAGAACCTTGAAATTATTCCCTCGCAGGTGTCCCGTTCGAAGCTTGTGTCCATGATACTTCTGCGCCAGGACAATTATGCCATGCCGCTCGAGTTCACTGAGGCCGCCAGCAGTAACCTTTTTCCGCGGCAGTGAGATCCACTGCCTGCTTACTGCCTGCTTGTCTTTCCAGCCAGCCAGCCCCACCTCATGGTCCTGCAGCCCAAAGTGCTTGCGAAAAACTGCCACCTTGTCCAGGGTGGACATACCTCTGCTTTCCACAAACAGGAAGACAAAGTCCCCTTCACCAGCTGCTTGGTAAAGGGGGACCTCCTCAACCACAAAATCTTCGGGCTGCACTTTGAGCCGACCGCCAGTGCCAGGCAGATCAGCCGTCAGATAGATGCTGCCGAAAGTTGTCTCCATGCCTCCTCGCTAT
This window harbors:
- a CDS encoding tRNA pseudouridine(13) synthase TruD; amino-acid sequence: METTFGSIYLTADLPGTGGRLKVQPEDFVVEEVPLYQAAGEGDFVFLFVESRGMSTLDKVAVFRKHFGLQDHEVGLAGWKDKQAVSRQWISLPRKKVTAGGLSELERHGIIVLAQKYHGHKLRTGHLRGNNFKVLIRGAAPDSLPRARQVIDRLRAAGMPNFYGPQRFGAGGRNAEDGLAILVGRKRLRSARQRRLLISAATSLLFNLTLKERLQQQLFNRVLLGDIAKKHDTGGLFTVTEPEVEQPRAERLEISPTGPIWGKKMRRAQGVPGTLEEEILRRAGLQPQIFNRQPGSRRVFRIPLGEVELQQEKEGLRLSFFLPKGSYATVLLSEVMKP
- a CDS encoding PD-(D/E)XK nuclease family protein encodes the protein MSHVSPTEAWQQMLLDRWRPGTLVVTSGSRLARALKHRHRLQQLAAARRGWLTVEAMSLNNWLQRSYASLWDSEVPASLLRRLQLWQEAASRQPPPEDLSLDFNLLRMLEQSYTAMVRHRLDPTKVMSSYPLPLPKWRAAVCRQFRAALQEQKLWHPAELPLRMAAAIQEGRLTLPQTVLLAGFEKPAPIEEDLFRVLSRHTRVEYFPLPRRGSPCTRAFSLPDMKAEIHYLCELLVQFSQDTRPGAVGVVVPNLEQYAGPLQKILDTILAQPATPGEATYNITLGKPLTGHPLVRAALLPLRFAMEKNHRLLIYSLLQSPYYGQWRRERHQLAVLDRQWRRQDPAAHVNALFNQALQLQPELAPLLNSEQVDLGELLASVCRSGIRSAAGWQGFLEQVWRRLQFPVMAEEADHVAFNLLQQALHSVSVELADLSLDAATFQGWLHQALCQETVQVEASEHAGIQIMGLIEARGLSFQRLFLVGMTHTALPQPVRSFPLLEPGERQHIRGATVESQYDFAWAALEQLLSSAGEVYLSSPEQVGHETVLPTPLWRQAWEPVVDNLWQQPSAVWAAAPWVRSMWRGLQRYPAEQFGEENLPLPVSFPEQLSVSALDTACRCPFLFLVQHLLDLEPLTIPQFGIRAEERGQRLHAALACITRQLRPQLPEKGLSWQDMLPFIEECLEQAVADLTASPYWRVERQRWLSSSQGLIPAWLEQEAERMEQGWRWLAEEISFTGLRLKGWPCTFAGRIDRLDRHSTDGLFCWDYKTGSSPTAAEVFDHARAPQLPAYLRALQQECLQPANERLPAAQPMQAGYIRLKSEKEIKLDNLQKKSGDWQTFLDIWEDRLAELAQELQKGNFSTAEAVGSWQRSQQRWCQNCFARTICQRSRRG